The following is a genomic window from Ethanoligenens harbinense YUAN-3.
CGAGGCATCCTTGATGTGGTGATACACCTCCCGCTGCCGGAGAGCGTGCATGGGGTCGTTGCTCTTGAATACGATCGTCATGCCGTCCTGATATAGCTGCTCGATCGCGATATGGGTATCCCGCATTTTGGAAAAATCCTCTTCCGATTTGGAGGGATTCCCCTCCAGATCTTTGGCCGAGCGGTAAAAGATGGCCGTCCCATCCTTCAGTTTTCCGACCATGCGGGTGATGGTATCGTTTGGCTTGACACCGTAAGCCCTCATGGAAAGCAGCGTGGATTTGGTATACTGGATGACTTTGTCCATTGCCGATGAAAGCGAATAGATGTCCACCCGGTCGAACGGCGTGGCAAACGCTTCGATCAGGCTCTTTTCCAGGAGTCTGCGGGCGGTGTCCGATTCTTTCACATGACCGAGCAGGGCGTCGCTGTCGGCCTCGGAACCGCTGTCCAGCCAGCGGGCAAGCGTCTCGACTGCCAGCTCGTTGATATTGGCCTGCCTGTCGATCATTTCATAAAAATGATATTTAACCGGAAACAGCCTGTCCAGGATATTTCGTGCATCCATGTTTTGCGCGCCTCCCTGCATCACTTGAATATGAACGCGAACAACGCATAGATCGACGCGGAGACTGCGGCGGACAGCGGGATGGTAATAACCCAGGCCACGATGATGTCTTTCACGATTGCCCAGTGAACCATCCGGTATTCATCCGCGGCGCCAACGCCCATCACGCTTCCCACCACGACATGTGTGGTGGAAACGGGCGCGCCGAATGCGGTGGCCAGCAGGATGGAGCCCACCGACGCCAGCTGTGAGTTTAGGCTGTGGATGGGGCGGATGTTGTAGATGCCCCGGCCGACCGTTTTCATAATGCTCCAGCCGCCCAGCATGGTGCCGATGAACATGACCGTCCCGCCGCAGATGCGCACCCACAGCGGCGCCGTGCTGATGACCGTTCCGCCGCCTGCGGCCAGCGCCAATGTGAACAGCCCGATGATCTTCTGGGTGTCGTTCGCCCCGTGGCTGAAAGCCAGGCAGGCCGCGATCGCCCATTGTATCCGCCGGATCCGGGTGTTGATGGAGAACCTGGCGTTCCGCAGCAGCAGGTTCATCACTTTTTCAAGAACGAAAGCGAGGGCAAAGCCAAGCAAAGGGGAAAAAAGCAGTGCCGCAACGATCTCTGCAATCCCGGTGAGTTGGTGGCTTGCGCCGGTCAGCTCGTTCCAGCCCCACAGCACATGCCGATAGCCGGAAGAAACAAGGACGGCGCCGATGATGCCGCCGACCAGCGCATGCGTGGAGCTGGAGGGCAGGCCCAGTCTCCAGGTAATCAGGTTCCATGCGGCTGCGCCGAGGATGGCGGCCAGCAGGACGGGCAACAGCGCGGTGTTTGCCGGCAGGTCGATCACCTTGGAGATCGTACTCGCCACCTGGCTTCCCCCGAAAACCGCGCCGAGCAGCCCGAAAGCGGAAGCCAGGCCGATCGCCTGCTTGGGGGTGGCGGCGTCGCAGACGATAAAGGTGGCCACGACGGAGCTCGCGTCGTGGAGGCCGTTGGTCAATGCGAAAACCAGACCGATTGCAAAGACCAGAAACAAAATCAGGGATACATGGACGGCTATCATCCTGCTCACTCCCATATGGATTTTCCGCGCCGGGCATAAGAGATCCGGGCACTTCCCGCGCGTTTTGTATCCTTCAGGCATGCGGGGCATTTTGCCGCATCGGAACCATATGCGGGGTCAGGCGCGTTTTTCGGAACGGGGTCATACAGTCCGGCCCTCATATTCCGCCGCCCTCTGCGTGCCGGCATGAGCAAACATCCGGCACCGTTCTTACTGTCGGGTAGGGTAGGGTTCCTGCCCTGACGGCAGGCGGACACGGGGGCGCAAGGCCGCTTTTCGTTCACATTATATGCCAAATATCGACAGTTGAACAGCTTTTTGGGGGAAACGCGGAAGCCTGTTCGGTCTGCGGATCAAAAGCGGCCTTTCCCCTTGCCCGCGAAAAAGGCGGTTTGGGTCATGCTTTCTGCGGCGGCGCGGCTGCCGTGCCGCTCTGCCGTTTTGAGAAGACACAGCCGCAGAAATTCTGGCGGTAGAGGCCATATGTTTCGGAGAGCCGGATAGAGCGCAGATAACCCCCGCGTTTTTTGAAATCGGCCGCCAGATACGGCACGCCCCAGCGCCGTGCGCACGCTTCCCCGATTTCGGCCAGAGCCTGTGCGTTTTTATGCGGGCTGACCGAAAGTGTGGTGGTGAAATAATCGAATCCGCCGGCTTTGGCGGCTCGAGCGGTTGCTTCAAGCCGCAGGCGGAAACAGACCGCACAACGCGCGCCTCCTTCCGGTTCGTTTTCCAGTCCGCGCGCGGCTTCCAGAAAAC
Proteins encoded in this region:
- a CDS encoding DUF47 domain-containing protein, with the translated sequence MDARNILDRLFPVKYHFYEMIDRQANINELAVETLARWLDSGSEADSDALLGHVKESDTARRLLEKSLIEAFATPFDRVDIYSLSSAMDKVIQYTKSTLLSMRAYGVKPNDTITRMVGKLKDGTAIFYRSAKDLEGNPSKSEEDFSKMRDTHIAIEQLYQDGMTIVFKSNDPMHALRQREVYHHIKDASANLEDAVDVLHRIVVRLT
- a CDS encoding inorganic phosphate transporter translates to MIAVHVSLILFLVFAIGLVFALTNGLHDASSVVATFIVCDAATPKQAIGLASAFGLLGAVFGGSQVASTISKVIDLPANTALLPVLLAAILGAAAWNLITWRLGLPSSSTHALVGGIIGAVLVSSGYRHVLWGWNELTGASHQLTGIAEIVAALLFSPLLGFALAFVLEKVMNLLLRNARFSINTRIRRIQWAIAACLAFSHGANDTQKIIGLFTLALAAGGGTVISTAPLWVRICGGTVMFIGTMLGGWSIMKTVGRGIYNIRPIHSLNSQLASVGSILLATAFGAPVSTTHVVVGSVMGVGAADEYRMVHWAIVKDIIVAWVITIPLSAAVSASIYALFAFIFK
- a CDS encoding epoxyqueuosine reductase QueH, with protein sequence MQKPNYQKQMDQTLDALARAHQTPRLLLHSCCAPCSSYVLEYLASHFEITVFYENPNIAPKEEYEKRLAEQKRLIAALPVPHPVGFLESHYAPERFLEAARGLENEPEGGARCAVCFRLRLEATARAAKAGGFDYFTTTLSVSPHKNAQALAEIGEACARRWGVPYLAADFKKRGGYLRSIRLSETYGLYRQNFCGCVFSKRQSGTAAAPPQKA